Proteins from a single region of Methanotorris igneus Kol 5:
- the cfbB gene encoding Ni-sirohydrochlorin a,c-diamide synthase: protein MRRVVIAGTSSMVGKTTISTGIMKALSKKYNVQPYKVGPDYIDPTYHTIATNNKSRNLDSFFMSGEQIKALFKKHSKDKDISVIEGVRGLYEGISPYNDIGSTASVAKALNAPVILLMNARSLTRSAAAIIKGFRAFDSQVNIKGVIFNMVRGEKHIKKLEEAVKYYIPDIEIIGAIPRDESLNVPQRHLGLIPTPENKKALEEKINLWGEIVEKYLDLDKLVEISDVDDFEVNGGELWEINKNKCKIGVAYDEVFNFYYWDNFDALEENGAKIEFFSPLNDDDIPNCDIIYIGGGYPEEFAEKLSSNKDMLDAIRNFDGKIYGECGGLMYLTNSINGVEMLGLLDCDAVMTKNVQGLSYVEGEFVENCVIGKKGLKFRAHEFHYSKLINIREKIFAYKINRGRGIINSMDGIKKGNVLGGYAHQHCVANPYFASTMVNSVDE, encoded by the coding sequence ATGAGGAGAGTAGTTATCGCTGGAACGTCAAGCATGGTGGGAAAAACAACAATATCCACAGGAATAATGAAGGCATTGTCTAAAAAATACAATGTCCAACCTTATAAAGTAGGGCCCGACTACATAGACCCAACATACCACACAATAGCAACAAACAACAAATCAAGAAATTTAGATTCTTTTTTTATGAGTGGGGAGCAAATAAAAGCACTCTTTAAAAAACACTCAAAAGATAAGGATATAAGTGTCATTGAAGGCGTTAGGGGATTATATGAGGGAATTTCCCCATACAACGATATTGGTAGCACTGCATCAGTGGCAAAGGCATTAAACGCCCCAGTTATATTGCTAATGAATGCAAGGAGTTTAACAAGAAGTGCTGCAGCAATTATAAAAGGATTTAGAGCATTTGATAGCCAAGTAAATATAAAAGGCGTTATATTCAACATGGTTAGGGGAGAGAAACATATAAAAAAATTGGAAGAGGCAGTGAAGTATTATATTCCCGATATTGAAATTATTGGGGCAATTCCAAGGGATGAATCATTGAATGTCCCACAAAGACACCTCGGTCTAATCCCAACACCAGAAAATAAAAAAGCATTAGAGGAAAAAATAAACCTCTGGGGGGAGATTGTTGAGAAATATTTGGATTTGGATAAACTTGTAGAGATTAGTGATGTTGATGATTTTGAAGTAAACGGAGGAGAACTTTGGGAAATAAACAAAAATAAATGTAAAATTGGAGTAGCGTATGATGAGGTATTTAACTTCTACTATTGGGATAATTTTGATGCATTGGAAGAGAATGGGGCAAAGATAGAGTTTTTCAGCCCTTTAAATGATGATGATATTCCTAATTGTGATATTATATACATAGGAGGGGGTTATCCAGAAGAGTTTGCTGAAAAATTAAGCAGCAACAAGGACATGCTTGATGCGATAAGGAATTTTGATGGGAAGATATATGGTGAATGTGGGGGTTTAATGTATCTAACAAACTCAATTAATGGCGTAGAGATGCTTGGCCTTTTGGATTGTGATGCTGTTATGACAAAAAACGTCCAAGGACTGAGCTATGTTGAGGGAGAATTTGTAGAGAACTGTGTTATTGGAAAAAAAGGTTTAAAGTTTAGGGCACATGAGTTCCACTACTCAAAATTAATAAACATTAGAGAAAAAATCTTTGCATATAAAATAAATAGGGGGAGAGGTATAATAAACAGTATGGATGGGATTAAAAAAGGTAATGTGTTAGGAGGTTATGCTCATCAGCATTGCGTAGCCAATCCTTACTTCGCTTCAACAATGGTAAATAGTGTTGATGAATAA
- a CDS encoding diadenylate cyclase, with protein MNRVECIIKHGIELAYDIDADVLMIFTETGKTYKILKKMLKNCENNKNSGKNRSFKFISLKNLPNIDKLKNKKLKIIVTTPNKDTYNWLLKEEGIIPVFLRYRDDDRYSLVKHGVITSLEKNLLNSDDIVVAIVGIPKTPGGIDTITVVEVNRHTTSLKLYELLKSVDDIERKTIEQVLNIALELGREGREGRPVGTIFVIGDTLNVMNQSQQLILNPFAGHNASIFDEKVKGTIKELSPIDGAFIITEDGRVIAAGRYLESKADNIKLPLGLGARHRAAAAISKNTDAIAITVSESGGIVRVFKDGEIVFEVDPRSKSIAYLR; from the coding sequence ATGAATAGGGTTGAATGCATAATAAAACATGGCATTGAATTGGCTTATGATATAGATGCAGATGTATTGATGATATTTACAGAAACTGGAAAAACATACAAAATCCTAAAAAAAATGTTAAAAAATTGTGAAAACAATAAAAACAGTGGAAAAAATCGTTCATTTAAATTCATTTCATTGAAAAATCTTCCCAACATTGACAAATTAAAAAATAAAAAACTAAAAATTATCGTTACCACTCCAAATAAAGATACATATAATTGGTTATTAAAAGAAGAAGGAATTATCCCAGTATTCTTGAGGTATAGGGATGATGATAGATATTCATTAGTTAAACATGGAGTTATTACATCACTTGAAAAGAATTTGCTAAATAGTGATGATATTGTCGTTGCAATTGTTGGAATCCCAAAAACACCTGGTGGGATAGATACAATAACAGTTGTTGAAGTTAATAGGCACACTACATCTTTAAAATTGTATGAACTTTTAAAATCTGTGGATGATATCGAGAGAAAAACCATTGAGCAAGTTTTAAATATCGCCTTAGAACTTGGAAGAGAAGGGAGGGAAGGAAGACCAGTCGGAACGATATTTGTTATTGGAGATACGCTGAATGTTATGAACCAATCTCAACAGTTAATACTAAACCCATTTGCTGGACATAATGCAAGTATATTTGATGAGAAGGTTAAAGGAACAATAAAAGAGTTATCTCCGATTGATGGGGCATTTATAATCACCGAGGACGGAAGAGTCATTGCAGCGGGGAGGTATTTAGAGAGCAAAGCAGATAACATAAAACTCCCATTAGGACTTGGGGCAAGGCATAGAGCTGCAGCTGCTATATCAAAAAACACCGATGCTATTGCTATAACAGTATCAGAAAGTGGTGGTATTGTTAGAGTTTTTAAAGATGGGGAGATTGTGTTTGAGGTAGACCCCCGCTCAAAATCCATAGCATATTTAAGATAA
- the hacA gene encoding homoaconitase large subunit, with protein MTLAEKILSKKLGREVCEGETIEVGIDLAMTHDGTTPLTAKAFREMADRVWDPEKIVIIFDHNVPANTVKAANMQKIAREFVKEQGIKYFYPEGEGICHQVLVEKGHVKPNMIIAGGDSHTCTHGAFGAFATGFGATDMGFIYATGKTWIKVPKTIRVNVVGENDRITPKDVILRICKEVGRRGATYMALEYGGEVVRRMDMEGRMVLSNMAIEMGAKVGLIEADEKTYEYLRKVGVSEEEILNLKKNAIRVNENEEDYYKFIEIDITDMEEQIACPHHPDNVKDVSEVAGTPIDQVFIGSCTNGRLSDLRVAAKVLKGKKVHKDVKLIVIPASKKVFLDALKEGLIEIFIEAGAMICTPGCGPCLGAHQGVLADGEVCLSTTNRNFKGRMGNKNAEIYLSSPVIAAKSAVKGYITNE; from the coding sequence ATGACACTGGCAGAGAAGATACTATCAAAAAAATTGGGTAGAGAGGTTTGTGAAGGAGAGACAATTGAGGTTGGTATTGATTTAGCCATGACGCATGATGGAACAACCCCTTTAACAGCAAAGGCATTTAGAGAAATGGCTGATAGGGTTTGGGATCCAGAGAAGATTGTTATCATTTTTGATCACAACGTACCTGCAAATACAGTAAAAGCGGCAAATATGCAAAAAATAGCGAGAGAATTTGTAAAAGAACAAGGTATAAAATACTTCTATCCAGAAGGAGAAGGAATTTGCCACCAAGTTTTAGTTGAGAAGGGACACGTAAAACCAAACATGATTATTGCTGGTGGAGACAGCCACACGTGCACACATGGGGCATTTGGAGCATTTGCAACTGGTTTTGGAGCAACAGACATGGGCTTTATTTATGCAACGGGAAAAACATGGATAAAAGTACCAAAGACCATAAGGGTTAATGTTGTTGGGGAAAATGATAGAATTACTCCAAAAGATGTCATTTTAAGAATATGTAAGGAAGTTGGTAGGAGAGGGGCAACATACATGGCATTAGAGTATGGTGGGGAAGTTGTCCGAAGGATGGATATGGAAGGAAGGATGGTTTTAAGCAATATGGCAATTGAGATGGGTGCAAAGGTAGGGTTGATTGAGGCAGATGAGAAAACTTATGAGTATTTGAGAAAAGTAGGAGTTAGTGAAGAAGAAATATTAAACTTAAAGAAAAATGCAATAAGGGTAAATGAAAACGAGGAGGACTATTACAAATTTATAGAGATTGATATCACCGACATGGAAGAGCAAATCGCTTGCCCTCACCACCCAGATAATGTTAAGGATGTTTCAGAGGTTGCAGGAACACCAATTGACCAAGTATTTATTGGCTCATGCACCAATGGAAGGTTAAGTGATTTAAGGGTAGCGGCAAAGGTCTTAAAGGGCAAAAAGGTTCATAAGGATGTAAAATTAATCGTTATTCCCGCATCAAAAAAGGTATTCTTAGATGCTTTAAAAGAGGGGTTAATTGAGATATTTATTGAGGCAGGGGCTATGATTTGTACTCCTGGTTGTGGACCCTGCTTAGGTGCTCATCAGGGTGTTTTAGCTGATGGAGAAGTTTGTTTATCAACAACAAATAGAAACTTTAAAGGTAGGATGGGTAATAAAAATGCTGAGATTTATCTATCATCCCCTGTCATTGCAGCAAAGAGTGCCGTTAAGGGATATATTACAAATGAGTAA
- a CDS encoding SWIM zinc finger family protein — MEEIIQKYGYIIYNRGVEYYKDKRVQQVLKFKNKLYGKVMGSFVYDVVVDLKSLESKCSCPYGHNCKHGVATILCYMNNEYVDVDKIVDKLKCVDKEKLLDFILEKIGRNPEFALNFVGLLDDGSELSYIYKRVKNKLLTYIAIMKSGTYIDKNTAKEIGNFLLENKNFLSKEDLIEFLEVVIKEYENYGGFYDDYTDYCYEELVLEPLGEVLFDKDLECEDLVRIFKLYDEDDYGLMEIIYDKFLKKADKFSKCVEMLKDYLDEYDYIELLIKLGKTDEALNQIHKSKLEKSINFELLTEIDENKAIDYGIKNKLYENVVMHYYGKNYYDKIVELFRKYELADYVSEIVYNSIIKSEPEDEEDLLTKLFFKTKNIVVKYNIAMKLNNKEMLLEVFNKLCEKGRYNYYDYEFLNVVNKLLLQFNEKSIINKLKDIILEHINMKTQWSYEMAVELLDMIRKSDYETFREMLDYIKKEHYRKRNLMALINKKKWF; from the coding sequence ATGGAAGAAATTATCCAAAAATACGGGTATATAATATACAATAGGGGCGTTGAATATTATAAAGATAAACGTGTTCAACAGGTGTTAAAGTTTAAAAATAAATTATATGGCAAAGTTATGGGAAGTTTTGTTTATGATGTTGTAGTTGATTTAAAAAGTTTGGAATCAAAATGCTCTTGCCCGTATGGTCATAATTGCAAACATGGCGTTGCTACAATTTTATGTTATATGAATAATGAATATGTAGATGTAGATAAGATAGTTGATAAGTTGAAATGCGTAGATAAAGAAAAACTTCTTGATTTCATATTAGAAAAAATAGGGCGTAATCCAGAGTTTGCTCTCAATTTTGTTGGTTTATTGGATGATGGCAGTGAATTATCTTATATTTATAAACGTGTTAAAAATAAATTACTTACATATATTGCAATTATGAAATCTGGGACGTATATTGACAAGAACACTGCAAAGGAAATCGGAAATTTTTTATTAGAAAATAAGAACTTTTTATCAAAAGAAGATTTAATTGAATTTTTAGAGGTTGTTATTAAAGAATATGAGAACTATGGTGGATTTTATGATGATTATACCGACTATTGTTATGAAGAACTTGTTTTAGAACCGTTAGGGGAGGTTTTATTTGACAAAGATTTGGAATGTGAGGACTTAGTAAGAATATTTAAGTTATATGATGAGGATGATTATGGTTTAATGGAAATCATATATGACAAATTTTTAAAAAAAGCAGATAAATTTTCAAAATGCGTAGAAATGTTAAAAGATTATTTGGATGAGTATGATTACATAGAACTATTAATAAAGTTAGGTAAAACAGACGAAGCCCTAAATCAAATACATAAAAGCAAATTGGAAAAAAGTATTAACTTTGAATTATTAACCGAAATTGATGAAAATAAAGCAATAGATTATGGCATAAAAAATAAACTATATGAAAATGTTGTTATGCATTATTATGGGAAAAATTACTACGATAAAATTGTAGAGTTGTTTAGAAAATATGAATTAGCCGATTATGTATCCGAAATTGTGTATAATTCCATTATTAAATCAGAGCCCGAAGATGAAGAGGATTTACTAACTAAATTATTTTTCAAAACAAAAAATATTGTGGTAAAATATAACATCGCTATGAAGTTAAATAACAAAGAGATGTTATTGGAAGTATTTAATAAACTTTGTGAAAAAGGAAGATACAATTACTATGATTATGAGTTTCTAAATGTGGTGAATAAACTTTTATTACAATTTAATGAGAAATCCATAATAAATAAATTAAAAGATATAATTTTAGAACACATTAATATGAAAACTCAGTGGTCTTATGAAATGGCTGTTGAGTTATTGGATATGATAAGAAAATCTGACTATGAAACATTTAGAGAGATGTTGGACTACATAAAAAAAGAACATTATAGAAAAAGAAACCTTATGGCATTAATAAATAAAAAGAAATGGTTTTAA
- a CDS encoding nucleotidyltransferase family protein — MNINEIKRKILPILLKYNVKKASIFGSYARGEQKETSDIDILVEFGEGKSLLDLVRLKYELEEVLGKKVDILTYNSIHPLLKERILNEAVNIL, encoded by the coding sequence ATGAATATCAATGAAATTAAAAGAAAAATCCTTCCAATTCTATTAAAATATAATGTAAAGAAAGCATCAATATTTGGTAGTTATGCAAGAGGAGAACAGAAAGAAACATCCGATATAGATATTTTAGTTGAATTTGGGGAAGGGAAGAGTTTATTGGATTTGGTTAGATTAAAGTATGAACTTGAGGAAGTTTTAGGAAAGAAAGTTGATATATTAACTTACAACTCGATACATCCACTTTTAAAAGAGAGAATTTTAAATGAAGCGGTGAATATATTATGA
- a CDS encoding HepT-like ribonuclease domain-containing protein, producing the protein MKKDVKIYLNHNIPWKEFAGMRDILIHKYFGVDLSLTWEVVKKDIPN; encoded by the coding sequence ATGAAAAAAGATGTAAAAATTTATCTTAACCATAATATTCCATGGAAAGAATTTGCTGGGATGAGGGATATTTTAATCCACAAATATTTTGGAGTGGATTTGAGTTTAACTTGGGAGGTTGTTAAAAAGGATATTCCAAATTAA
- a CDS encoding endo alpha-1,4 polygalactosaminidase, translating to MRKLLLTFLFLILFCGCLNNTKIADDKPNINNKLNIDNFWVYYGSNNIEKLSRYDLVIIEPYNYKKEDIQKLKSLNPNIKVIAYLSIGEVSKDRPYFKECQKIIVGKNQNWNSYYINISSPIWQKIILNEVKKFKNMGFDGVFLDTVDSAIYTNQKKEVIELIKKIRQENSNILIIQNRGFEVVDKTAPYIDGVLFEDFTTYYDFKNKKAYYWKGSDLNWINAQSEKLKNLKEKYNLVILTLDYVNDIEMAKKCIEHAKKYNFIPMTTKDITLNSIN from the coding sequence GTGAGAAAACTTTTACTTACTTTTTTATTTTTAATTTTATTTTGTGGATGTTTAAATAATACCAAAATTGCCGATGATAAACCAAATATAAATAATAAATTAAACATCGACAATTTTTGGGTTTATTACGGCTCAAACAACATAGAAAAACTTTCAAGGTATGATTTAGTTATTATCGAACCATACAACTACAAAAAAGAAGACATTCAAAAATTAAAGTCATTAAATCCAAACATAAAAGTTATTGCCTATTTAAGCATTGGAGAGGTTAGTAAAGATAGACCTTATTTTAAGGAATGCCAAAAAATAATAGTTGGAAAAAATCAAAATTGGAACTCTTATTATATAAATATCTCATCCCCAATATGGCAAAAGATAATTTTAAATGAAGTTAAAAAGTTTAAAAACATGGGATTTGATGGCGTGTTTTTAGATACGGTCGATAGTGCAATCTATACAAATCAAAAAAAGGAGGTTATTGAATTAATCAAAAAAATTAGGCAGGAAAATTCAAATATCCTAATCATCCAAAATAGAGGTTTTGAGGTTGTTGACAAAACTGCCCCATACATAGATGGAGTTCTTTTTGAGGATTTCACAACATACTATGATTTCAAAAATAAGAAGGCATATTATTGGAAAGGTAGTGATCTAAATTGGATAAATGCCCAAAGTGAGAAACTAAAAAATTTGAAGGAAAAATATAACTTAGTTATTCTAACTTTGGATTATGTCAATGATATTGAGATGGCCAAAAAATGTATTGAGCATGCTAAAAAATACAACTTTATCCCAATGACAACAAAGGATATTACTTTAAATTCAATTAATTAA
- a CDS encoding class I SAM-dependent methyltransferase yields MRLAKYYDALAKEYDKVYSFEKLKWMREVENTLISKEIKKEFFVLDVGCGSGEQLKKLNNAVGLDISIEMAKIAHKKADKLVVVGNAECLPFKDNTFDCVISFFGALNHVNLDKALKEMKRILKKDGILIFTVANAYDIKWILRNIKRKGIKKTIKAIKNKKGELVRFSNRKRIKVKTKFYTLKDIEDALKKHNFEVKYTFGANITNTFIDKFIYRSFLKNFGSYIGVVAKKD; encoded by the coding sequence ATGAGACTGGCGAAATATTATGATGCATTGGCAAAGGAGTATGATAAAGTATATAGTTTTGAGAAATTGAAGTGGATGAGGGAAGTGGAAAATACCCTCATATCAAAAGAGATTAAAAAGGAGTTTTTTGTTTTGGATGTTGGATGTGGAAGTGGAGAGCAGTTGAAAAAGTTAAATAATGCTGTTGGATTAGATATATCAATAGAAATGGCAAAAATAGCACATAAGAAGGCAGATAAATTAGTTGTTGTTGGAAATGCGGAATGTTTGCCGTTTAAAGATAACACCTTTGATTGTGTAATATCCTTTTTTGGAGCATTAAATCATGTAAATTTGGATAAAGCATTAAAGGAAATGAAAAGAATCCTAAAAAAAGACGGAATTTTGATATTTACTGTTGCTAACGCTTATGATATAAAATGGATTCTTAGAAATATAAAAAGGAAAGGCATAAAGAAGACCATAAAGGCAATAAAAAACAAAAAAGGGGAGTTAGTTAGATTTTCAAATAGAAAGAGAATAAAGGTAAAGACAAAATTTTACACGCTCAAAGATATCGAAGATGCATTAAAAAAGCATAATTTTGAGGTAAAGTACACCTTTGGAGCAAACATAACTAATACTTTTATTGACAAATTCATTTATAGGAGTTTTTTAAAGAATTTTGGTTCTTATATCGGCGTTGTTGCAAAGAAAGATTAG
- a CDS encoding HoxN/HupN/NixA family nickel/cobalt transporter → MELVFTATAFILGMLHALEPGHGKSVLAAYVLGTKANIKDAITLGVTITLSHIFVVFMLGILSIYLIKSVSASIAHDLMGVIGGAILIGVGLWILNGYFHPHEHKIDTKKGIIAIGLSAGLTPCPAALAVLLFSIVEGDVLNGLIYVVVFSIGLALSLTTLSVLFIKSKEFIQKYAGSEKINKLPLISGTIIILIGLYIVVLQITALSIISNFKF, encoded by the coding sequence ATGGAGTTGGTTTTCACTGCAACAGCATTTATACTCGGCATGTTACATGCACTTGAACCAGGACACGGAAAGAGTGTTTTAGCAGCGTACGTTTTGGGAACTAAGGCCAATATTAAAGATGCTATAACATTGGGAGTAACAATAACCTTATCCCACATTTTTGTTGTGTTTATGCTTGGCATTTTGTCGATTTATCTGATAAAAAGTGTAAGTGCAAGTATTGCTCATGATTTGATGGGTGTAATAGGGGGAGCAATACTAATAGGCGTGGGATTGTGGATTTTGAATGGCTATTTCCATCCACATGAGCACAAAATAGATACAAAAAAAGGAATTATTGCCATTGGCTTATCTGCTGGATTAACCCCATGCCCAGCGGCATTGGCTGTCCTTTTATTTTCAATTGTGGAGGGAGATGTTTTAAATGGACTGATTTATGTGGTAGTTTTCAGTATAGGGTTGGCGTTAAGTTTGACAACTTTATCTGTCTTATTTATCAAGAGTAAAGAGTTCATTCAAAAATATGCTGGAAGTGAAAAAATAAACAAACTTCCATTAATAAGTGGAACCATAATAATTTTGATAGGGTTGTATATAGTCGTTCTACAAATTACGGCACTGTCCATAATATCAAATTTTAAATTTTAG
- a CDS encoding energy-coupling factor ABC transporter permease — protein MHIMEGFLPPMWCVFWYVLSGIVVVYGIVQLNKIMKENPEYKPLIALAGAFMFVLSSLKMPSVTGSCSHPCGNGLGAVLFGPAVTAVLGAIVLLFQALLLAHGGITTLGANDFSMGIMGPFAGWLVWKALKGKINSTWAIMLAAIFADWVTYVTTSIQLALAYPIPDFSSAFAKFATIFAATQIPLAIAEGLLTAFLWDYIKMLRPDILLKLGVIDESEVPNVSVSPSGGE, from the coding sequence TTGCACATAATGGAAGGTTTCCTACCACCAATGTGGTGTGTGTTTTGGTATGTTCTTTCAGGTATTGTAGTGGTTTATGGAATAGTGCAGTTGAATAAAATAATGAAAGAAAATCCTGAATATAAGCCATTAATAGCACTTGCTGGAGCATTTATGTTTGTTTTGAGTTCCTTAAAGATGCCATCAGTTACGGGAAGTTGTTCCCACCCATGCGGTAACGGTTTGGGGGCTGTATTGTTTGGACCTGCTGTTACTGCAGTGTTAGGGGCTATTGTATTGTTATTCCAAGCGTTATTGTTGGCTCATGGTGGAATAACAACACTTGGAGCTAATGATTTTTCAATGGGTATTATGGGTCCATTTGCAGGATGGTTAGTTTGGAAAGCGTTGAAAGGAAAGATAAACTCAACATGGGCTATAATGTTGGCAGCAATCTTTGCAGATTGGGTAACTTATGTAACAACATCAATTCAGTTAGCTTTAGCATATCCAATACCTGACTTCAGTTCAGCATTTGCAAAATTTGCTACAATATTCGCAGCAACTCAAATCCCACTGGCAATTGCAGAAGGTTTATTAACGGCATTTCTATGGGACTACATAAAGATGTTAAGACCAGACATTTTGTTGAAGTTAGGGGTTATTGATGAGAGTGAAGTTCCAAATGTTTCAGTATCTCCAAGTGGAGGTGAATAA
- a CDS encoding energy-coupling factor ABC transporter substrate-binding protein, with amino-acid sequence METKHILMLLGVVILTVVPLIMYAGHGEDDGYFGGADDAAEEAITQLDPNYEPWFKPIWEPPSGEIESLLFALQAAIGAIIIGYFIGYNKAKRELVSQQ; translated from the coding sequence ATGGAAACAAAACACATACTAATGCTTCTTGGTGTTGTTATCCTTACAGTTGTGCCATTGATTATGTATGCAGGTCATGGGGAAGATGATGGATATTTTGGAGGAGCGGATGATGCAGCAGAAGAGGCAATTACTCAATTAGACCCAAACTATGAACCATGGTTTAAGCCAATCTGGGAACCACCAAGTGGAGAGATTGAGAGTTTGTTGTTTGCTTTGCAGGCGGCAATTGGTGCAATAATTATAGGTTACTTTATAGGATACAACAAAGCAAAGAGAGAACTTGTTTCTCAACAATAA
- the cbiQ gene encoding cobalt ECF transporter T component CbiQ, giving the protein MQNIIDNIAHYNKLRMVNPKLKVIFAISSLLVCVFSKSIVVPIIVALIMIYLTLFRAGVPKSIYLKLMFAPIGFGLITLVLMAFMFGYVKLFSFEIFGFKIPIYKDGIDLGLLVFSRMLGGVACMLFLALTTPMTELFYVLRELGVPSSVLDIAMMMYRYIFVLLEEMIRVENAQKTRLGYRNLKTTFKSLGMLASNLFIRTWERGEQLFITMSSRCYNGDLKVFGKIENPKSIYIVGIILFEIFLVIISYLTMNFKPF; this is encoded by the coding sequence ATGCAAAATATTATTGACAATATAGCCCACTACAATAAATTGAGGATGGTTAATCCAAAATTAAAGGTTATTTTTGCAATATCATCTTTGTTGGTTTGTGTTTTTTCCAAATCTATAGTAGTTCCCATTATCGTTGCGTTGATTATGATTTATTTAACATTGTTTAGGGCAGGCGTTCCAAAAAGCATTTATTTAAAGTTGATGTTTGCACCAATTGGCTTTGGTTTGATAACTTTGGTATTGATGGCCTTTATGTTTGGATATGTTAAGTTGTTTTCATTTGAAATTTTTGGATTTAAAATTCCAATCTATAAAGATGGTATCGATTTGGGGCTTTTGGTTTTTAGTAGGATGCTCGGCGGAGTTGCATGCATGTTATTTTTGGCATTAACAACACCAATGACAGAGCTGTTTTATGTTTTGAGAGAATTGGGAGTTCCAAGTTCTGTTTTAGATATTGCGATGATGATGTATAGGTATATATTTGTTCTTTTGGAGGAGATGATAAGGGTAGAGAATGCCCAAAAAACAAGGTTGGGGTATAGAAATTTAAAAACAACATTTAAATCATTGGGGATGTTGGCATCAAACCTATTTATAAGAACATGGGAAAGAGGGGAGCAGTTATTTATAACTATGAGTTCAAGATGCTATAATGGAGATTTAAAGGTATTTGGAAAAATAGAGAATCCAAAGTCAATTTATATAGTAGGAATAATATTATTTGAAATATTTTTAGTAATAATTTCTTATTTAACAATGAATTTTAAGCCCTTTTAA
- a CDS encoding HNH endonuclease: MGNVKNKGLSSRIRKKILERDEYKCNICGHKYLQIHILKNGNLSILCKQCHYRAHISDKINEYSNFLFTVVQKILESKLVITINSKSENILIYNKDLIKDVVLRKLKYVLSHKITKIIMEEIDKDIETELRVVSEDIKEQLILKNRHNCDKCGYSYLEIHHIDKNSENNNFENLITLCRECHRNIHYDLYQKTGVGNVEKGFNFLFSRIYEYIDSHLNFEDSVIVDVKSSNNESIEIEFDNIENLNQIFGNKNIDDIFNELNKKISNYIQYLIPIN; the protein is encoded by the coding sequence ATGGGTAATGTAAAAAATAAAGGACTTAGTTCTAGAATTAGAAAAAAAATTCTAGAAAGGGATGAATATAAATGCAATATATGTGGACACAAGTATTTACAAATACATATTTTAAAAAACGGAAATTTAAGTATATTATGCAAACAATGTCACTATAGAGCACATATCTCCGATAAGATTAACGAATATAGCAATTTTCTTTTTACAGTTGTTCAAAAAATTTTAGAAAGTAAATTAGTTATTACAATAAATTCAAAATCAGAAAATATATTGATTTATAACAAGGACCTTATAAAAGACGTTGTGTTAAGGAAACTAAAATATGTTCTATCTCACAAAATTACTAAAATAATTATGGAAGAGATTGATAAAGATATAGAAACAGAACTTAGGGTTGTCTCTGAGGATATAAAAGAACAACTAATTTTAAAAAACCGCCATAACTGTGATAAATGTGGATATTCTTATTTGGAAATACATCACATTGATAAAAATTCAGAAAATAATAATTTTGAGAATTTAATAACACTGTGTAGAGAATGTCATAGAAATATCCATTATGATTTATATCAAAAAACAGGCGTTGGTAATGTGGAAAAGGGTTTTAATTTTCTTTTTAGTAGAATATATGAATATATAGATTCACATTTAAATTTTGAGGATTCTGTTATTGTGGATGTAAAATCGTCTAATAATGAGAGTATTGAAATAGAATTTGATAATATTGAAAATCTTAACCAAATATTCGGAAATAAAAACATTGATGACATTTTTAATGAATTAAATAAAAAGATTTCAAATTATATTCAATATTTAATCCCAATAAATTAA